From Elephas maximus indicus isolate mEleMax1 chromosome 1, mEleMax1 primary haplotype, whole genome shotgun sequence, a single genomic window includes:
- the DLL1 gene encoding delta-like protein 1 isoform X1 — MLCQVGYLGSAVSGGGGYLSPAVQVGRPRACCARRGYPGRGRTQTGPERRGGEGGSPTGQANCWWESESGRGEPASGCRGDGCAWPGAHCPSPAQVWSSGVFELKLQEFVNKKGPLGNRNCCRSAAGGAGPPQCECRTFFRVCLKHYQASVSPEPPCTYGSAVTPVLGVDSFSLPDGAGGGHAAFSNPIRFPFGFTWPGTFSLIIEALHTDSPDDLTTENPERLISRLATQRHLTVGEEWSQDLHSSGRTDLKYAYRFVCDEHYYGEGCSVFCRPRDDAFGHFTCGERGEKVCNPGWKGQYCTEPICLPGCDEQHGFCDRPGECKCRVGWQGRYCDQCIRYPGCLHGTCQQPWQCNCQEGWGGLFCNQDLNYCTHHKPCENGATCTNTGQGSYTCSCRPGYTGANCESEIDECDAGPCKNGGSCTDLENSYSCTCPPGFYGKHCELSAMTCADGPCFNGGRCSDNPDGGYTCHCPVGYSGFNCEKKIDYCSSSPCSNGAQCVDLGSSYLCRCPAGFSGQHCNGNVDDCASLPCVNGGTCQDGVNDYSCTCPPGYTGKNCSAPVSRCEHGPCHNGATCHERGRRYVCECARGYGGPNCQFLLPEPGPVVVDLTERYLEAPGGQFPWIAVCAGVVLVLLLLLGCAAVGVCVRLKVQKRQLLGDACRAEAETMNNLASCHREKDVSVSVIGSPQVKNTNKKADVHGDHGTDKGGFKARYPAVDYNLVQDLKNEDPARDTHSKRETRPEPHSCMGMEKGPATLKGGEASERKRPDSTYSLSKDTKYQSVYVVSEKDECVIATEV; from the exons ATGCTGTGTCAGGTGGGGTACCTGGGCAGTGCTGTTTCAGGTGGGGGGGGGTACCTGAGCCCTGCAGTTCAGGTGGGTCGCCCCAGAGCCTGTTGTGCCAGGCGAGGGTACCCGGGGCGCGGGCGCACACAGACTGGCCCTGAGCGCAGAGGCGGAGAGGGCGGGAGCCCGACAGGCCAAGCAAACTGTTGGTGGGAAAGTGAATCCGGGAGAGGAGAGCCAGCGAGTGGGTGCCGGGGCGATGGGTGCGCTTGGCCCGGCGCTCACTGCCCTTCCCCGGCACAGGTCTGGAGCTCAGGGGTTTTCGAGCTGAAGCTGCAGGAGTTCGTCAACAAGAAGGGGCCTCTGGGGAACCGCAATTGCTGCCGCAGCGCGGCGGGGGGCGCGGGGCCACCGCAATGCGAGTGCAGGACCTTCTTCCGCGTGTGCCTCAAGCATTATCAGGCCAGTGTGTCCCCGGAGCCGCCCTGCACCTACGGCAGCGCCGTCACGCCCGTGCTGGGCGTTGACTCCTTCAGCCTGCCTGACGGCGCGGGTGGCGGCCACGCGGCCTTCAGCAATCCCATCCGCTTCCCCTTCGGCTTCACCTGGCCG GGCACCTTCTCTCTGATCATTGAAGCTCTCCACACGGATTCTCCGGATGACCTCACAACAG AAAACCCGGAGCGGCTCATCAGCCGCCTGGCCACGCAGCGGCACCTGACGGTGGGCGAGGAGTGGTCCCAGGACCTGCACAGCAGCGGCCGCACGGACCTCAAGTACGCCTACCGCTTCGTGTGTGACGAGCACTACTACGGGGAGGGCTGTTCTGTCTTCTGCCGCCCCCGGGACGACGCGTTCGGCCACTTCACCTgcggggagagaggagagaaagtcTGCAACCCCGGCTGGAAGGGCCAGTACTGCACCGAGC CGATCTGCCTGCCTGGGTGTGACGAGCAGCATGGCTTCTGCGACCGGCCAGGGGAGTGCAA GTGCAGGGTCGGCTGGCAGGGTCGGTACTGTGACCAGTGCATTCGGTACCCTGGCTGCCTCCACGGCACCTGCCAGCAGCCGTGGCAATGCAATTGCCAGGAGGGCTGGGGTGGCCTCTTCTGCAACCAGG ATCTGAACTACTGCACCCACCACAAGCCCTGTGAGAACGGAGCCACCTGCACCAACACGGGCCAGGGCAGCTACACCTGCTCCTGCCGGCCCGGGTACACGGGCGCCAACTGTGAGAGCGAGATCGATGAGTGCGATGCTGGCCCGTGTAAGAATGGAGGAAGCTGCACG GATCTTGAAAACAGCTACTCATGCACCTGCCCACCTGGCTTCTACGGCAAGCACTGTGAGCTGAGTGCAATGACCTGTGCTGACGGCCCTTGTTTCAACGGGGGGCGGTGCTCAGACAACCCTGATGGGGGTTACACCTGCCACTGCCCGGTGGGCTACTCTGGCTTTAACTGCGAGAAGAAGATCGACTACTGCAGCTCTTCACCTTGCTCCAATG GGGCGCAGTGTGTGGACCTGGGCAGCTCCTACCTGTGCCGGTGCCCGGCTGGCTTCTCGGGGCAGCACTGCAACGGCAACGTGGACGACTGTGCGTCCCTACCCTGTGTCAACGGCGGCACCTGTCAGGACGGTGTCAACGACTACTCCTGCACCTGCCCCCCAGGGTACACGGGCAAGAACTGCAGTGCCCCGGTCAGCAGGTGCGAGCACGGGCCCTGCCACAATGGGGCCACCTGCCACGAGAGGGGCCGGCGCTATGTCTGTGAGTGCGCTCGTGGCTACGGCGGCCCTAACTGTCAGTTCCTGCTGCCCGAGCCGGGGCCTGTGGTGGTGGACCTCACTGAGCGCTACCTGGAGGCCCCGGGTGGGCAGTTCCCATGGATTGCCGTCTGTGCCGGTGTTGTGctggtgctgctgctgttgctgggcTGTGCGGCCGTGGGCGTCTGCGTGCGGCTGAAGGTACAGAAGCGGCAGCTGCTGGGGGATGCGTGCCGGGCAGAGGCGGAGACCATGAACAACCTGGCCAGCTGCCATCGTGAGAAGGACGTGTCGGTCAGTGTCATCGGGTCCCCCCAAGTCAAGAACACCAACAAGAAGGCGGATGTGCACGGTGACCATGGCACCGACAAGGGTGGCTTCAAGGCCCGCTACCCTGCTGTGGACTACAACCTAGTGCAGGACCTCAAGAATGAGGACCCTGCCAGGGATACCCACAGCAAGCGTGAGACCAGGCCCGAGCCCCACAGCTGCATGGGCATGGAGAAGGGACCTGCAACGCTGAAGGG TGGGGAAGCATCAGAACGGAAAAGGCCGGATTCCACGTACTCCTTGTCGAAAGACACCAAGTACCAGTCGGTGTACGTCGTCTCAGAGAAGGATGAGTGTGTCATTGCTACTGAG
- the DLL1 gene encoding delta-like protein 1 isoform X2: MGRPCTLALAVVSALLCQVWSSGVFELKLQEFVNKKGPLGNRNCCRSAAGGAGPPQCECRTFFRVCLKHYQASVSPEPPCTYGSAVTPVLGVDSFSLPDGAGGGHAAFSNPIRFPFGFTWPGTFSLIIEALHTDSPDDLTTENPERLISRLATQRHLTVGEEWSQDLHSSGRTDLKYAYRFVCDEHYYGEGCSVFCRPRDDAFGHFTCGERGEKVCNPGWKGQYCTEPICLPGCDEQHGFCDRPGECKCRVGWQGRYCDQCIRYPGCLHGTCQQPWQCNCQEGWGGLFCNQDLNYCTHHKPCENGATCTNTGQGSYTCSCRPGYTGANCESEIDECDAGPCKNGGSCTDLENSYSCTCPPGFYGKHCELSAMTCADGPCFNGGRCSDNPDGGYTCHCPVGYSGFNCEKKIDYCSSSPCSNGAQCVDLGSSYLCRCPAGFSGQHCNGNVDDCASLPCVNGGTCQDGVNDYSCTCPPGYTGKNCSAPVSRCEHGPCHNGATCHERGRRYVCECARGYGGPNCQFLLPEPGPVVVDLTERYLEAPGGQFPWIAVCAGVVLVLLLLLGCAAVGVCVRLKVQKRQLLGDACRAEAETMNNLASCHREKDVSVSVIGSPQVKNTNKKADVHGDHGTDKGGFKARYPAVDYNLVQDLKNEDPARDTHSKRETRPEPHSCMGMEKGPATLKGGEASERKRPDSTYSLSKDTKYQSVYVVSEKDECVIATEV; this comes from the exons ATGGGCCGTCCGTGCACACTGGCCCTCGCCGTGGTCTCGGCCCTACTGTGCCAG GTCTGGAGCTCAGGGGTTTTCGAGCTGAAGCTGCAGGAGTTCGTCAACAAGAAGGGGCCTCTGGGGAACCGCAATTGCTGCCGCAGCGCGGCGGGGGGCGCGGGGCCACCGCAATGCGAGTGCAGGACCTTCTTCCGCGTGTGCCTCAAGCATTATCAGGCCAGTGTGTCCCCGGAGCCGCCCTGCACCTACGGCAGCGCCGTCACGCCCGTGCTGGGCGTTGACTCCTTCAGCCTGCCTGACGGCGCGGGTGGCGGCCACGCGGCCTTCAGCAATCCCATCCGCTTCCCCTTCGGCTTCACCTGGCCG GGCACCTTCTCTCTGATCATTGAAGCTCTCCACACGGATTCTCCGGATGACCTCACAACAG AAAACCCGGAGCGGCTCATCAGCCGCCTGGCCACGCAGCGGCACCTGACGGTGGGCGAGGAGTGGTCCCAGGACCTGCACAGCAGCGGCCGCACGGACCTCAAGTACGCCTACCGCTTCGTGTGTGACGAGCACTACTACGGGGAGGGCTGTTCTGTCTTCTGCCGCCCCCGGGACGACGCGTTCGGCCACTTCACCTgcggggagagaggagagaaagtcTGCAACCCCGGCTGGAAGGGCCAGTACTGCACCGAGC CGATCTGCCTGCCTGGGTGTGACGAGCAGCATGGCTTCTGCGACCGGCCAGGGGAGTGCAA GTGCAGGGTCGGCTGGCAGGGTCGGTACTGTGACCAGTGCATTCGGTACCCTGGCTGCCTCCACGGCACCTGCCAGCAGCCGTGGCAATGCAATTGCCAGGAGGGCTGGGGTGGCCTCTTCTGCAACCAGG ATCTGAACTACTGCACCCACCACAAGCCCTGTGAGAACGGAGCCACCTGCACCAACACGGGCCAGGGCAGCTACACCTGCTCCTGCCGGCCCGGGTACACGGGCGCCAACTGTGAGAGCGAGATCGATGAGTGCGATGCTGGCCCGTGTAAGAATGGAGGAAGCTGCACG GATCTTGAAAACAGCTACTCATGCACCTGCCCACCTGGCTTCTACGGCAAGCACTGTGAGCTGAGTGCAATGACCTGTGCTGACGGCCCTTGTTTCAACGGGGGGCGGTGCTCAGACAACCCTGATGGGGGTTACACCTGCCACTGCCCGGTGGGCTACTCTGGCTTTAACTGCGAGAAGAAGATCGACTACTGCAGCTCTTCACCTTGCTCCAATG GGGCGCAGTGTGTGGACCTGGGCAGCTCCTACCTGTGCCGGTGCCCGGCTGGCTTCTCGGGGCAGCACTGCAACGGCAACGTGGACGACTGTGCGTCCCTACCCTGTGTCAACGGCGGCACCTGTCAGGACGGTGTCAACGACTACTCCTGCACCTGCCCCCCAGGGTACACGGGCAAGAACTGCAGTGCCCCGGTCAGCAGGTGCGAGCACGGGCCCTGCCACAATGGGGCCACCTGCCACGAGAGGGGCCGGCGCTATGTCTGTGAGTGCGCTCGTGGCTACGGCGGCCCTAACTGTCAGTTCCTGCTGCCCGAGCCGGGGCCTGTGGTGGTGGACCTCACTGAGCGCTACCTGGAGGCCCCGGGTGGGCAGTTCCCATGGATTGCCGTCTGTGCCGGTGTTGTGctggtgctgctgctgttgctgggcTGTGCGGCCGTGGGCGTCTGCGTGCGGCTGAAGGTACAGAAGCGGCAGCTGCTGGGGGATGCGTGCCGGGCAGAGGCGGAGACCATGAACAACCTGGCCAGCTGCCATCGTGAGAAGGACGTGTCGGTCAGTGTCATCGGGTCCCCCCAAGTCAAGAACACCAACAAGAAGGCGGATGTGCACGGTGACCATGGCACCGACAAGGGTGGCTTCAAGGCCCGCTACCCTGCTGTGGACTACAACCTAGTGCAGGACCTCAAGAATGAGGACCCTGCCAGGGATACCCACAGCAAGCGTGAGACCAGGCCCGAGCCCCACAGCTGCATGGGCATGGAGAAGGGACCTGCAACGCTGAAGGG TGGGGAAGCATCAGAACGGAAAAGGCCGGATTCCACGTACTCCTTGTCGAAAGACACCAAGTACCAGTCGGTGTACGTCGTCTCAGAGAAGGATGAGTGTGTCATTGCTACTGAG